The genomic interval CGTGCCGGGGCCCTTCGGGCGTCTGGACCGTGCGCACGGCCCGGATGCGGGCATCCTCGACACGCGTCGTGTCGTAGCCCACGAACACCGAGTCCTCGCCTTCGCTGACGCGCTTCCAGCCGGCCTCCTCTTCGTCGGCCGTCAGCACCGCGGCGCCGAAGGTCGAGGCCGCGCGGGCCCGCTCGCGCTGGCGCTGCATCAGCTCCTCGTAGCGGGCCATATCGACGCCCAGCCCCTCCTCGCGGGCCATGAGCTGCGTCAGGTCGATCGGGAAGCCGTAGGTGTCGTGCAGCAGGAAGGCCACCTCGCCGGGCACGTTCTTCTCCGCCGCACTCTTCAGGAACGCCTCGACGATGGCCTCACGGTCGGACGTGTCCACGTACGCCTTCTGAAGCAGGTCGAGCGCCTGGCTGTCGCGCAGCAGGTCGGCCCGGATCGCCTCGATCGGACGTCCCTCGGCGGCCGCCTTCAGGTAGGGTAGCAGACGCTCGAAGAAGGCCAGCCCGGTGCCCAGCGTGGCCAGGAAGCTTTCCTCCTCGGCTTTGATGACGCGCTCCACGTAGGCGCGGTGCCGTTCGATCTCCGGAAAGACGCGGCCCATCTTGTGGGCCAGCGGCTCGACCAGCCGGTGCAGGAAGGGCTCGCGAAAGCCAAGCGTCTGGTAGCCATAGCGAACGGCCCGCCGCAGGATGCGCCGGATGACGTAGCCGCGGCCCGTATTGCCCGGCACCACGCCGTCGGCAATGGCAAAGGCGATGGCGCGAATGTGGTCGGCCACCACGCGCAGCGCCACACGGATGCGCTCACGCTCCCGCTCGTCCGCAACGCGAATGTCGTCGTAGCCGCGCACCTCGTCGCGCGGCGAGAGTTCGGCCGCCCGCTGCAGAATCGGCGCGAACAGGTCCGTGTCGTAGTTCGAGGTCTTCCCCTGGAGCACGGCCACGATGCGCTCCAGGCCCATGCCCGTATCGACGTGCTTCGCCTTGAGCGGCTCCAGGCGACCGTCCGGGAGCGCGTTGTACTGAATAAAGACGAGGTTCCAGATCTCGATCACCCGTGGATCATCGGCGTTGATCAGCTCGATGCCCGGCACACGCCGCCGCTCCTCGTCGGGCCGCAGGTCGATGTGGATCTCGCTGCAGGGGCCGCACGGACCCGTGTCGCCCATCATCCAGAAGTTGTCCTTCGTCGGACAGAACTTGATGTGCGACGGATCGATGGACGTTTCCGATTTCCAGAGTTCGGCCGCCTCGACGTCGGGCTCCAGCCCCAGCGCCTCGTCCCCTTCGTGGACGGTCGCGTAGAGCCGGTCGGGGTCCAGTCCCCAGCGCTCGACGAGCAGCTCCCAGGCCCAGCGGATGGCCTCCCGCTTGAAGTAGTCGCCGAAGCTCCAGTTGCCCAGCATCTCGAAGAAGGTGTGGTGGTAGGTGTCGTGCCCCACCTCTTCGAGGTCGTTGTGCTTGCCCGAAACGCGCAGGCACTTCTGCGTATTGGCCGCCCGCTTGTAAGGCCGGGTGCCGATGCCCAGAAACACATCCTTGAACTGGTTCATCCCCGCGTTGGTGAACAGCAGCGTCGGGTCGTTCTGCGGCACCAGCGGCGCGCTGGGGACGATCTCGTGCCCCTTCTCCCGGAAGAAATCCAGAAACGACTGACGAATCTGCTCGGACGATTTATAGGTGCTCATGGGCTGCGTTTCCTCGCGCTGATGGCCATTGTTCAAGCCGAAAGGAAACGCTGCATCCTCCGCCGAAGTGCCCGTCGGTCTCACCGCTCCTTACAACCTTCCCTTATATGGGATCGCTGATTTACTGGTGCATGAGGGGCCACACCCCATGTGACGGACGTGATCCGACGGGTATGATCGGGCGGACACAGTGGTCCGTCCCTACGGGATGGGGAAAACGTCAGGGATCTGCAGGGGCGCACCGCTGTGTGCGCCCGTGCTTTCTCACATGCACCATGATTTTCCAGAAATCGTATCACAGCCACCGTTGAGCTTTTATCCCGCTCAACGTTGTCTCAGGCGAAGCACAGTGACAAGCGTGTCATCCAGCACATATACGTGATTTCCTGCTAACAGCGCTCCAAGAGGAGCGTTGGCTACTTCTATCGAGTGCAGGTATTGCCCTTCTGGCAGGAGATAGGTATCGATGAAAAGCCGCCGAACGGGTTGCTTGTACGCCGTATGGACACGGAGTTGGTTCTTTTCGACAAAGATGTCTCGGTTCAGCGTGTCAGAATCAGGTGCGATATAAAGCCGTCCTTCCGAACGATCTTCAACACGTGGCGCCGGCAAAGGCCGCTCGTCGAGCAATGGGAATCGGCCCCGAAGCGTTCCAGTCGTATCAAAGATGAACGCATATCCTGCCATCAGCGGCACAAAAACAAAGGCGGTGTCGCCCAGACTGGCAAGCTGACCGGACATCCCGATCTTCTTCGCATACTGCCGGTCGGTCACGATTCCGAAACGACGGTAAAAACGACCGGAGGTGTCGTATTGTGCGAACAGCTCCTCGAAGGGCCCTAATCCGAGTACAACAAGGTAGGGTCCAACCTGCACAATCCGCAAAGGATGTATCTCCGGTACCTGAACCTCCCCAAGATACCGTCCCGTCGCTACATCAAAATGCAAAATGCGCCGCTGACGAACATCGGCAATCCAGAGATTGTTTTCGTGGATCGAGAAATCTACGATCGATTGCAATTCACCCGGTCCCTGGCCTCGCGCACCCCCGTAACGTTTCATGAACTTCCCGTTCGAATCGAATTTTTTGATGGACAGGTCACCTTGATCGGCCACGTACAGCGCATGGTCATACATCTTGAAAAGCAGGGCATCATAGAGAACCACATCACCGCCGTGGCCGATCCAGCCGATCGTATCCTGTGCTACAGCGATAAGAGAACGGGCAGCCTCGTGCCGTGCTGGCCGCACCCACCACAGCACGAGGCCGGCCAGAACGACCAGCAGTAACCCGGCAAAAATTCTTTTGCGCATACACAAACCGCTTATGCAAGTGCTACTGCGCGCCCATCCGCAGCCCCCGTTGCAGCAGGATCATGGCGTCTTCGTAGGCGCGGGCGACGTACACGACGAAGTCGAGTGTGCGCTCGCGGTCGCGGCACCAGACTTCCCGGCCCGAGATCGCCTCGAACTGCAGGAACGGATGGGCCTCGTTGAGCACCACCAGATCGATGGCGTCCACGCCGGTAGCTTCCTGCAGACAGGCCCGCAGCTCGGCCAGTGCATCCCAGGCATAGGGATCCTCCACCAGCACGCCGATGTCCAGGTCGCCGCCCGGCCGCACCGTCCCCTCCCGGGCCGAGCCGAACACCCACCCGGCCAGCACGTCCGGATCGCGGGCCAGAACCCGTCCGATCGCCTCGAAATCAACCGCCGGCATGGCTTTTCGGACGCTGCAATACCTGCTTTACCCCGTGTATAGAAGGCTGTTTCAAAACAAAACGGGGCGAGCCCGGAAGCCCGCCCCGCCGTTTTCAAGTCCGGGTCAACTCAGAAAATCCGGAAGCCCGGCGAAACGTAATTGGGTGGCAGGTAGCTCAGGAAGAACGGTCCGTAGGCGATCACGATCAGGATGATCGCCACGATCACCCAGAAGCCGATCCGGTCCAGGCGGGTTGCCCAGCCGTTTTTGGCCGGCTCGATGAGCGTTTCAGACCAGGGAATGTCCTTCGGCGCCTCGCCGGCCCTGCCCTTCCAGACGGTCATGGCAATCACCACGAAGAACAGCGCGATGCCCACGAACATGAGCGTGCCGCCCACGCCAGTCAGGATGCGGCCCACGAGCCAGTCGGGATCCATGTAGGGCGCCTGCGCAAGGAACGTCCGACGCGGCATGCCCTCCAGACCGGCCGAGATCATCCCACGCGCAAAGATCAGCAGGCCGATCGTGTAAATCCAGTTCGAAGCCAAGGCCACCTTGCGTCCCCAGAGCTTGCGGCCCGTCAGGTAGGGCACCATCCAGTAGGCCACGCCCATGAACGTCATGGCGACGGCGCTTCCGACCGTCATGTGGAAGTGCCCGGGCACCCAGGTCGTGTTGTGAACGACCTGGTTCATCGTGAACGAGGCGTTGATCAGGCCCGTGATGCCGCCGAAGACGAACGTGATCATGGCCAGCAACTGGGCCGAGAGCGACGGATCGCCCCAGGGGAGCTTCGGAATCCAGCCCAGCAGGCCCCGGCCGCCGTGCGCCCGGCCGCCCATTTCCAGCGAGGCCATCACGCTGAAGGCCGTGATCAGGCTCGGGAAGAACACGCCGAAGGTCAGGATGGCGTGGACGAACTTGAACCCTTCGTGGATGCCGGGGTCCGTGTACTGGTGGTGAAAGCCCGTCGGGATCGACAGCAGCAGGAAGAGAATGAACACCAGCCGCGTGAGCGAATCGCTGACCACCTTACCGCCCGCCTGGCGCGGCACCAGTGCATACCACGACACGTAGGCCGGCAGCAGCCAGGCGTACACGATGGCGTGGCCGGTGAACCAGAAGAGCGTACGCGTCAGCAGCGGATCGGTCCGCTCTACCCAGCCGAACGACCAGGGAATCAGGAAAAACAGAAACTCAACGGCAATGGGAAGCGAGGCCAGAAACCACATCACGTAGGAGACGATCGAGATGTGGGCAAGCAGCGGCATGCGCACACCTGGATTTTCCCGCTTCCAGCCCCGCCAGGTCAGCAGCATGTTCAGCAGGGCCAGCCAGGTGCTGATCACGACGAAAACCAGCCCCACGTAATAGGTCCAGTGCGCCTGCAGCGGCGCGTACGAGGTGTAAAGCACGCTGGCCTTGTTCGTGACCACCGCGTAGATCACGAGCAGGTTGCCCAGCACCAGCGTGCCGAAGCTGGCCCAGAGCAGCCGTTCGTCCAGGCGACGCGAGAGCGCCCGCGCCACCATGAGCGGCAGAAAGGCGTTTGCAAAAGAGAACGTGAAGATGATGGCGTTGGCCACGCCGTGGGCCGTCAGGCCCTGGTAGTAGCTGCGCAGGGCCGGAAAGAAACTCAGAATGTTGATGCCCGCGTACGAGAGGGCCTGAGCCAGTCCGTGAAAGATGCCGGCCGTCAGCGCCGCATAGCCCACGTACAGCGTCCAGCGCAGCAGGCGGCGCTGCGTTTCGGGCAGCGTAAACGGGGTCGGATCGGCCACGACCGGCGTCGAGGCTGCAATGTGCTCTGCCATGGCTTATTCCACAATGATTTTTCCGTACATGTTGTGATGCCCGGCGCCACAGTATTCGTGGCAGATGATCAGGTACTCGCCCGGCTTGCGGAACCGGTAGGTCAGGCGCGAGATCTGGCCGGGGATGAGCATCATGTTGACGCGCGTGCCCTCGATGTGAAAGCCGTGAATCACATCGAAGGTCGTCGCGATGAAGTTCAGCTCGGCCCCGACCGGCACGCGGATCTCGGTAGGATGAAAGCGCCAGGCCTGACCGATAATGACCACATCGTACTGGTTGGGTCCGGTCTGGTGAACCCCCGGATTGTCGAAGGGCGGCGTCGTGAAAACCTTGCCGGGCTCGATCTCGCCGGCGCGTCCGGGCAGGTGAATGCCCATGGCCACCGTGGCATAGACGAGCGCGGCCATACACAGCACCAGCAGCACGCCGCCCAGCGCCATAAAGGCCCGTTCGTAGGTGTGTACTTTCATAGCCTCACCGGTTTAGCAGCAGATAGTAGACGATCACCCAGAAACCCACGACCATTGCCAGAAAGATCATGGTCAGAAAGAGCGTGCCCCGCACATCAGGCTCTTCCGGCGGTGCAGTCTGACTCCCTTTGGGTTGCTGTTCGGCCATAGCTCCCGTCCCATTTTGTTGTTGATTGGATTCAGCTCCCTGCCTCCATCCAGCGCTGCGTCTGCCGTCCCAACCACCGCAGCCAGACAACGAAGACCACCAGCAACGGCAGCGAGATCAGCAGGCGCGTCGGATTCACATGGAGCGCCAGCAACTGGTTGAGCGTCTCCCACAGATAGGCCACCACGGGCACCCCCAGCAACACGACCAGCCCCATCCGCACCATCATGCCCCCTACAGAGGGTTTTGAAATCTCTGTCATAACAACTACATGGTTTGTTTTATTTCCTAATAGAAGGGCTTTAAATCCGAAAAAGCAAGCCTCCCTTTGTAAAGAAATTGCGACGCGCTGTTTATTTCGACGCGAACAATGAAAAGATTTTACACCATGTGCATAAAATGCGCACCCCTGCTGTATAAACGCCCTTAACGGCCTCCTTCTGAGGCTGGCATGGGCTTTGACGTACAACTTTCCTGTAATCACACCCCAAAACCAAACCGGTAAAAGAAGTCCTATGTGGTGGAAAAAAAGCATTGCATTGTTTTCGGCATTGTTGCTGGTGCTGGCGCTGAGCGGATGCGATGGCGATAGTGGCACGGCTACCGTACGCGTGCAGGGACGCGTCACGGACAATCAGGGGTATGGCGGTGCTCAGGAGGCGTCCAAGCAGGCCGCTCCGGCCCCACAGGCAGCTGTGGAAGGGGCCGTCGTCACGGCCGCGCGCGTTCAGGGCAACGGTAGCCTGCAGCCCCTGGATGGGCAGGTACAGACCGATGCTTCCGGGAATTTCACGCTGGACGTGGCCGCCCAGACCGGCGACGTGCTGATGCTCCGCGCTGAAAAGGACAACTTCCGTTCGGCGGTGCTCGTGACAGTCAATGTCGCCGGCGGCGGCACGGTTCGCGCCATGCCGATGACGGCCGAGTCGAAGGCGGAAGCGGAGGTGTATGTGGCCGTGCGTGAACAGGACGACAATGCGCGCGAAGACGCAGAGGATGCGACGCCGGCGCAGGTGTCGGTCTACGTGACGGCCGATCTGGCGGCTCAGCTTCAGGCCGGCGGCATCACGGCTGCCCAGGTGGCCGCTGCGATGCAGCAGGCGGCGCGCGCCGAAGCGGCATTCGTCAACCGGACGGGTGCTTCCCTGGAGGCCCTGGCGCAGGCACGGCAGCGCCAGCAGGCCGCCTGGCTCAACCTGCAGCAGGCACTCTATGCGGCGGGCAGCGCTCAGGCTGAAGCCGAGGCAATGACCGCGTTTGAGCAGGCTTTTGTGGAGGCCTATGCGGAAGCGGGGATCTCGGCCGAAGCCCGGGCCAAACTGCTGCAGACGGCGCGCCTGGCCGTTACGCACCTGGCGGCCAGCGGCAATGCCACCGCTCGGTTTGCCCTGCGTAAGCAGGCCGAAATCCTGAGCGCCCTGGCTACCTCGGCCGCCATCGAAGCCGCTTTTGAGGCCGAAGGGGCCACGCAGGCACGTATGGATTCGCTACGGCAGGCGCGCATGCAATGGCTGGCTTCGCTGCGGGCTGCCGCTTCCACCAGTGCCATCGAGCAGGCCCGCGCACAGTACAGCAGCGTGGTCGAAGCAGCCCTGGCCGCCTCGCTGGGTATCAGCACAGAAGCGCTGGCCAACGTGAAAGCGTCGCTCCAGACCGCTGTTAACGCACTACAGATGGCTCTTTCCATCGCCGGCTCAGCAACAGCAGTCGCCGAAGCCTCCGTTGCCTTCTACAGCAGTGCTGAAGGCACGATCAACAGCTCGCTGCAGGGCAACGCCCGCGCCGGACTGGCAGCAACGGTTCTGACGCTGCTCAGTGTCAACTGAGCCGACGCGCAGCGACGCTACCCAAAAGGGGCCGGCCAAGGAAGGCCGGCCCCTTTTTCTATTCTCTGGTCTGCATGCCGCTTTTTCACCGCACCACGGCGCCGGGCTCGCTCTCGGCCGTGACGGGCACCAGGCGGCCCTCTCGATCCTCGGCCATGAGCAGCATGCCCTGGCTCTCGAGCCCCATCATCTTGCGGGGTTTCAGGTTGGCCACCACCACCACACGTCGCCCCTCCAGGTCTTCGGGCGCCATCTGCTCGGCCACCCCGGCCAGAATCTGGCGCTTTTCAAAGCCCAGGTCCACTTCCAGTCGCAGCAGCTTTTTAGATTTTGGCACGCGCTCGGCTTTTTCGACGCGTCCTACCCGAAGGTCCAGGCGCTCGAAGTCGTCGTAGACGATCTCCGGCTTGAGCGGCGCGTACGGCGGCCCGTCGGTCTTTGCGGCCGCCTGCTGCGCCCGCGCTTCCAGACGGGCAATCTGCCGTTCGATCACTTCATCCTCGATCTTGGTAAACAGAATCTCCGGCCGACCGATTTCGTGGCCTTCGGGCAGAAGCGGCCGGGCGGCGTCGTCCCAGCCCAGCGCCCCCTCCCCATCCGGCGTGCTGGGCCGCACACCTTCCAGCCGGAGCATTTCGCGCAGCCGCGCAGCGGCAAACGGCAACACCGGCTCCATCAGAATGCCGAGCGCTGCGCAGATCTGCAGCGAGACGTGGATCGTGTTGGCGCAGGCCTGCGGATCGGTCTTGCGCGTGTGCCAGGGTTCGGTATCGTTGAAGTACTTGTTGCCCAGCCGGGCCAGGTTCATCGTCTCCTGCACGGCTTCCCGGAAGCGGAACTGCTCGTAGGCCGAGCCGATGCGCTCCGGGAAGGTGGCCAGCTCCCGGAGCACCTCCTCGTCCACCGATCGCGGATTGCGCAGCGGCGGCACCCGCCCTTCGGCAAACCGCTGCGCGAAGGTCAGCGTGCGGTGCACGAAGTTGCCCAGGATGTCGGCCAGCTCCGCATTGACGCGCTGCTGAAACTCCTTCCAGCTGAAGTCCGCGTCGCGCGTCTCCGGCAGCATGGTTGCCAGCGCATAGCGGAGCAGGTCCGGCGGAAACTCCTCCAGGTATTCGTGGAGCCAGACGGCCCAGCCGCGGCTGGTCGAGAGCTTGCGCCCTTCCAGGTTCAGAAACTCGTTGGCCGGCACGTTGTCGGGCAGCACGAATTCGCCATGCGCCATGAGCATGGCGGGAAACATCAGGCAGTGAAAGACGATGTTGTCTTTCCCGATGAAATGAATCAGCCGCGTGCGCTCGTCCTGCCAGTAGCGCCGCCAGGCTTCGGGGTCGCCTTTCTGCTGCGCCCACTCGCGCGTGGCCGAGATGTAGCCGATGGGTGCGTCGAACCAGACGTAGAGCACCTTGCCTTCGGCCGGGACGCCATGCCGACGGGCCACGTCTTCGGGTACCGGCACGCCCCAGGGGATGTCGCGCGTGACGGCCCGGTCGCGCAGCCCCTGCTGGAGCCAGCTCCGCACCTGTCCCAGCACGTTCGGCTTCCACTCCGGATGCGTGGCGATCCAGACCTCGAGCTTCGGCTGAAAGTCGCCCAGCGGCAGGTACCAGTGCGTGGTCTCCCGCAGCTCGGGCGTGGCGTTCGAGAGCACGCTGCGTGGGTTGATCAGGTCGGTCGGGCTCAGCGACGAACCGCAGCGCTCGCACTGATCGCCGTAGGCGTCTTCGTAGCCACAGATCGGACAGGTGCCACGCACGAACCGGTCGGCCAGAAAGATGCCGGCCTCCGGGTCGTAGAGCTGCTTTTCGGTTTTCAGTTTGAAAACGCCTTTTTCGTCCAGCCGCCGGAAGAAGTCCTGGCTCGTTTCGAAATGCACGGGCGAAGTCGTGCGCCCGTAGTAATCGAAGCTCATCCCGAAGCGGGCGAAGCTGTCGCGGATCATCGGGTGATAGCGATCCACGATGGCCTGGGGAGTGGTGCCCTCTTCGAGCGCCCGCATCAGGATGGCCACGCCCAGTTCGTCCGATCCGCAGATGAACAGCACGTCGCGGCCCTTGAGGCGCTGGTAGCGGCAGTACAGATCGGCCGGCAGGTAGGCCCCGGCCAGATGGCCGATGTGAATGGGACCGTTCGCATAAGGCAGGGCCGCCGTTACCAGAATGCGGTCGAATCGGGTTTCGTCCATACGAAGTTTCGTTTTTTGAGAAAATCGCCGAATTCCGAAATCTACCGTAGCGTAGCGCTTCAAACTTTAAGAAATTTGCACTGCACGCGCGGCGTGCAAACAGTGCGTAGCGAAACGCCCCAATCAGCCTTTCGGTTCGATGGCTGCCACGCCGACTTTTATGCCCCGCACGGCTTCCCGTCGCCGCACTACCGGCGAAACCGATGTCGAGGTCTCGCTCACGCTCGACGGTACCGGCCGCTCCGACTGCCAGACCGGCGTCGGGTTTCTGGACCACATGCTGACGCTGTGGGCGCACCACGGCGGCTTCGACCTTGCCGTCCGCTGCCAGGGCGATCTGCACGTGGACGAGCACCACTCGGTTGAGGACGTGGCGATCACGCTGGGCCAGACCTTTGCCGAAGCGCTGGGCGACAAGGCCTACATTGCCCGCTACGGTCACGCCTACGTGCCGATGGACGAGACGCTGGCCCGGGCCGTCGTGGACCTTTCCGGCCGCTTTTACTTTGTGTTTGCGGCCGACTTCGATCGGCCCACGGTCGGTGATCTGGCCACTGAGCTGGTCTCGCACTTCTGGTATTCCTTTGCGGAACAGGTGCGCTGTAACCTCCATATTCAGGTGCTCTACGGCCAGAACACGCACCATAAGATCGAAGCCATTTTCAAAGCCGTTGCGCGCGCACTGCGCGAGGCCGTGCGGCGCGACGTGCAATTCGGTTCGGTACGCTCAACCAAAGGGGTCCTATGAGCACAGCCCTGCAACTGGCCAATCAGACGATTGCCATCATCGGCGCCGGCAACATCGGCCGTGCTTTGATCGGCGGCCTGCTGCGCGGCCACGAACTGGCTCCCGAGCAGATCCGCGCCACGCGGCGCAATCCGGCTGCCCTCGAAGCGCTGCAGGAGGAATTTCCGGGCATCCAGACCACCACGAACAACCTGCTGGCCGTGCGCGACGCAACGCTGGTGGTGCTGGCCGTCAAGCCGCAGAACGCCCGGGAAGTGATCGAGGAAATCCGGGCGCACGTGCAGCCCGAAGCGCTGATCCTCTCGGTGCTGGCGGGCCTGACGACGGCCACCATTGAGCGGCTTTTCGGGCGGCCGCTGCCGATCGTGCGGGCCATGCCCAACACGCCCGCGCTCGTCGATGAAGGCGCCACGGCGCTGGCGGCCGGCGCCCATGCCCGGCCCGAACACCTGGAGCTCTGCCGCCAGATTTTCGAGGCGGTCGGCAAGGTCGAGATCGTGCCCGAGTACCTGATGGACGCCGTCACGGGCCTTTCCGGAAGCGGTCCGGCCTACGTGTTCATGTTCATCGAAGCGCTGACCGACGCGGGCGTCAAGCAGGGCCTGCCTCGCCCGGTCGCCTTCCGGCTGGCGGCACAGACCGTCTACGGCGCGGCCAAGCTCGTGCTGGAAACCGGTCGCCACCCGGCCATCCTGCGCGACGAGGTCACCACGCCGGGCGGTACGGCCATTGCGGCCGTGGCCGAACTCGAAGCGCATGGCCTGCGCACCATGCTGATCAACGCCGTCGCCACGGCCACGCGCCGCTCCCAGGAGCTGAGCCAGCTCAACAACCACGACTGAGCGGCCGCATGGTCACAATCATCGACTACGGGATCGGCAACCTGCGCTCGCTGGAGAAAGCCTTCCAGGCGGTCGGCGCCGAGGTACTGCGCACCGATCGCCC from Rhodothermus marinus carries:
- the hisB gene encoding imidazoleglycerol-phosphate dehydratase HisB, which translates into the protein MAATPTFMPRTASRRRTTGETDVEVSLTLDGTGRSDCQTGVGFLDHMLTLWAHHGGFDLAVRCQGDLHVDEHHSVEDVAITLGQTFAEALGDKAYIARYGHAYVPMDETLARAVVDLSGRFYFVFAADFDRPTVGDLATELVSHFWYSFAEQVRCNLHIQVLYGQNTHHKIEAIFKAVARALREAVRRDVQFGSVRSTKGVL
- a CDS encoding carboxypeptidase regulatory-like domain-containing protein, which translates into the protein MWWKKSIALFSALLLVLALSGCDGDSGTATVRVQGRVTDNQGYGGAQEASKQAAPAPQAAVEGAVVTAARVQGNGSLQPLDGQVQTDASGNFTLDVAAQTGDVLMLRAEKDNFRSAVLVTVNVAGGGTVRAMPMTAESKAEAEVYVAVREQDDNAREDAEDATPAQVSVYVTADLAAQLQAGGITAAQVAAAMQQAARAEAAFVNRTGASLEALAQARQRQQAAWLNLQQALYAAGSAQAEAEAMTAFEQAFVEAYAEAGISAEARAKLLQTARLAVTHLAASGNATARFALRKQAEILSALATSAAIEAAFEAEGATQARMDSLRQARMQWLASLRAAASTSAIEQARAQYSSVVEAALAASLGISTEALANVKASLQTAVNALQMALSIAGSATAVAEASVAFYSSAEGTINSSLQGNARAGLAATVLTLLSVN
- the metG gene encoding methionine--tRNA ligase, which encodes MDETRFDRILVTAALPYANGPIHIGHLAGAYLPADLYCRYQRLKGRDVLFICGSDELGVAILMRALEEGTTPQAIVDRYHPMIRDSFARFGMSFDYYGRTTSPVHFETSQDFFRRLDEKGVFKLKTEKQLYDPEAGIFLADRFVRGTCPICGYEDAYGDQCERCGSSLSPTDLINPRSVLSNATPELRETTHWYLPLGDFQPKLEVWIATHPEWKPNVLGQVRSWLQQGLRDRAVTRDIPWGVPVPEDVARRHGVPAEGKVLYVWFDAPIGYISATREWAQQKGDPEAWRRYWQDERTRLIHFIGKDNIVFHCLMFPAMLMAHGEFVLPDNVPANEFLNLEGRKLSTSRGWAVWLHEYLEEFPPDLLRYALATMLPETRDADFSWKEFQQRVNAELADILGNFVHRTLTFAQRFAEGRVPPLRNPRSVDEEVLRELATFPERIGSAYEQFRFREAVQETMNLARLGNKYFNDTEPWHTRKTDPQACANTIHVSLQICAALGILMEPVLPFAAARLREMLRLEGVRPSTPDGEGALGWDDAARPLLPEGHEIGRPEILFTKIEDEVIERQIARLEARAQQAAAKTDGPPYAPLKPEIVYDDFERLDLRVGRVEKAERVPKSKKLLRLEVDLGFEKRQILAGVAEQMAPEDLEGRRVVVVANLKPRKMMGLESQGMLLMAEDREGRLVPVTAESEPGAVVR
- the proC gene encoding pyrroline-5-carboxylate reductase, giving the protein MSTALQLANQTIAIIGAGNIGRALIGGLLRGHELAPEQIRATRRNPAALEALQEEFPGIQTTTNNLLAVRDATLVVLAVKPQNAREVIEEIRAHVQPEALILSVLAGLTTATIERLFGRPLPIVRAMPNTPALVDEGATALAAGAHARPEHLELCRQIFEAVGKVEIVPEYLMDAVTGLSGSGPAYVFMFIEALTDAGVKQGLPRPVAFRLAAQTVYGAAKLVLETGRHPAILRDEVTTPGGTAIAAVAELEAHGLRTMLINAVATATRRSQELSQLNNHD
- a CDS encoding cytochrome c oxidase subunit II, coding for MKVHTYERAFMALGGVLLVLCMAALVYATVAMGIHLPGRAGEIEPGKVFTTPPFDNPGVHQTGPNQYDVVIIGQAWRFHPTEIRVPVGAELNFIATTFDVIHGFHIEGTRVNMMLIPGQISRLTYRFRKPGEYLIICHEYCGAGHHNMYGKIIVE
- a CDS encoding cbb3-type cytochrome c oxidase subunit I, which produces MAEHIAASTPVVADPTPFTLPETQRRLLRWTLYVGYAALTAGIFHGLAQALSYAGINILSFFPALRSYYQGLTAHGVANAIIFTFSFANAFLPLMVARALSRRLDERLLWASFGTLVLGNLLVIYAVVTNKASVLYTSYAPLQAHWTYYVGLVFVVISTWLALLNMLLTWRGWKRENPGVRMPLLAHISIVSYVMWFLASLPIAVEFLFFLIPWSFGWVERTDPLLTRTLFWFTGHAIVYAWLLPAYVSWYALVPRQAGGKVVSDSLTRLVFILFLLLSIPTGFHHQYTDPGIHEGFKFVHAILTFGVFFPSLITAFSVMASLEMGGRAHGGRGLLGWIPKLPWGDPSLSAQLLAMITFVFGGITGLINASFTMNQVVHNTTWVPGHFHMTVGSAVAMTFMGVAYWMVPYLTGRKLWGRKVALASNWIYTIGLLIFARGMISAGLEGMPRRTFLAQAPYMDPDWLVGRILTGVGGTLMFVGIALFFVVIAMTVWKGRAGEAPKDIPWSETLIEPAKNGWATRLDRIGFWVIVAIILIVIAYGPFFLSYLPPNYVSPGFRIF
- a CDS encoding 6-bladed beta-propeller — its product is MRKRIFAGLLLVVLAGLVLWWVRPARHEAARSLIAVAQDTIGWIGHGGDVVLYDALLFKMYDHALYVADQGDLSIKKFDSNGKFMKRYGGARGQGPGELQSIVDFSIHENNLWIADVRQRRILHFDVATGRYLGEVQVPEIHPLRIVQVGPYLVVLGLGPFEELFAQYDTSGRFYRRFGIVTDRQYAKKIGMSGQLASLGDTAFVFVPLMAGYAFIFDTTGTLRGRFPLLDERPLPAPRVEDRSEGRLYIAPDSDTLNRDIFVEKNQLRVHTAYKQPVRRLFIDTYLLPEGQYLHSIEVANAPLGALLAGNHVYVLDDTLVTVLRLRQR
- a CDS encoding cytochrome c oxidase subunit 2A, with product MAEQQPKGSQTAPPEEPDVRGTLFLTMIFLAMVVGFWVIVYYLLLNR
- the mntA gene encoding type VII toxin-antitoxin system MntA family adenylyltransferase antitoxin, which gives rise to MPAVDFEAIGRVLARDPDVLAGWVFGSAREGTVRPGGDLDIGVLVEDPYAWDALAELRACLQEATGVDAIDLVVLNEAHPFLQFEAISGREVWCRDRERTLDFVVYVARAYEDAMILLQRGLRMGAQ
- the alaS gene encoding alanine--tRNA ligase — its product is MSTYKSSEQIRQSFLDFFREKGHEIVPSAPLVPQNDPTLLFTNAGMNQFKDVFLGIGTRPYKRAANTQKCLRVSGKHNDLEEVGHDTYHHTFFEMLGNWSFGDYFKREAIRWAWELLVERWGLDPDRLYATVHEGDEALGLEPDVEAAELWKSETSIDPSHIKFCPTKDNFWMMGDTGPCGPCSEIHIDLRPDEERRRVPGIELINADDPRVIEIWNLVFIQYNALPDGRLEPLKAKHVDTGMGLERIVAVLQGKTSNYDTDLFAPILQRAAELSPRDEVRGYDDIRVADERERERIRVALRVVADHIRAIAFAIADGVVPGNTGRGYVIRRILRRAVRYGYQTLGFREPFLHRLVEPLAHKMGRVFPEIERHRAYVERVIKAEEESFLATLGTGLAFFERLLPYLKAAAEGRPIEAIRADLLRDSQALDLLQKAYVDTSDREAIVEAFLKSAAEKNVPGEVAFLLHDTYGFPIDLTQLMAREEGLGVDMARYEELMQRQRERARAASTFGAAVLTADEEEAGWKRVSEGEDSVFVGYDTTRVEDARIRAVRTVQTPEGPRHELVLDQTPFYAESGGQVGDTGVLRVGDEEIRVLDTQKLGEHIVHYVDRLPKELDAPVEAIVDAARRKRIEKHHTATHLLHAALREILGTHVQQKGSLVAPDRLRFDFSHFERVTPELLRQIEARVNEVIQRNVPRIEERDVPYEEAIARGAMALFGEKYGDRVRVITFDPNFSMELCGGTHVAATGELGVFRIISEGSVASGIRRVEALAGQDALDWINRQLTELEQARTQFKSLQRPLDEEIAALLEEQRRLEKELAALRREQQKARLAELVEQAHRVNGLRVVTGQLEALSMDELRELAQALRDQLGREGVAVLGTTDPEKQKVYLAAAVTDDVVARGLEAGRLVGQVARIVGGGGGGRPTLATAGGRQPEKLREALEAVPRLVQQMVG